Proteins co-encoded in one Arachis stenosperma cultivar V10309 chromosome 7, arast.V10309.gnm1.PFL2, whole genome shotgun sequence genomic window:
- the LOC130939237 gene encoding uncharacterized protein LOC130939237, producing MLTRGDDAILLPPRLRLYIQYDLLLLENQVPFFVLDKLYNLVFPSTFIGGSESQSHDRHPSLLSLALYHIVPGRIIFPGDFKGDLSVSNVGGIAHFTDLSRKLLLLSCNLSISRCSREAQIVQIYSATDLKEAGVKFEVKKASQCLLDLQLFGHTLRIPFFRVEDTTEVVLRNLLAFEQCHCINESYLADYIVVLDFLINTDKDVDLLIKKGIIENWLGDSNAVAKLFNGLAVNILTPDFNEKYSHIFQRLNAFCARPWNKKVATLRRDYCNTPWKTVVSIAGIFLLVLTVVQTVFSILQGVH from the coding sequence ATGCTTACACGTGGCGACGATGCTATTCTTTTGCCACCACGGCTAAGGCTTTATATACAATATGATTTGTTGTTGCTTGAGAATCAAGTCCCATTCTTTGTTCTTGACAAGCTTTACAATCTGGTTTTTCCTTCTACCTTCATTGGTGGGAGCGAGAGCCAGAGCCACGACAGGCATCCTTCGTTGTTAAGTCTCGCTCTTTATCATATAGTTCCTGGTAGAATAATCTTTCCTGGTGATTTTAAGGGTGACTTATCAGTATCCAATGTTGGTGGAATAGCTCATTTCACAGATCTTTCTAGAAAGCTTCTATTATTGTCCTGTAACTTATCAATCTCTAGATGTTCAAGAGAAGCACAGATAGTGCAAATTTATAGTGCAACTGATTTGAAGGAAGCAGGAGTGAAGTTTGAGGTAAAGAAAGCTAGTCAATGCTTACTAGACTTGCAACTTTTTGGTCATACTTTGAGAATTCCATTCTTTAGAGTGGAGGATACTACTGAAGTTGTTTTGAGAAATTTGTTAGCTTTCGAGCAATGCCATTGTATCAATGAATCCTATCTCGCTGACTATATCGTTGTCTTGGATTTTCTTATCAACACGGACAAAGATGTGGATTTGCTGATTAAGAAAGGAATAATTGAGAATTGGTTAGGTGATAGCAATGCAGTGGCTAAACTGTTCAATGGCCTTGCAGTGAACATTTTGACTCCAGATTTTAATGAGAAATATTCCCATATTTTTCAAAGGTTGAATGCTTTTTGTGCACGCCCTTGGAACAAAAAAGTTGCGACTTTGAGGCGCGATTATTGCAACACTCCATGGAAGACGGTAGTTTCCATTGCTGGAATTTTTCTGCTTGTTCTCACTGTTGTTCAGACAGTATTTTCTATTCTCCAAGGAGTACACTAG
- the LOC130939238 gene encoding uncharacterized protein LOC130939238 yields MAEAEVAPRKRLIIKLRLPRSRTVSSEECKLKHDADTEKRGPEFMVSDSCGEKRKKDQHCTTTEYSCNVVGKSHAEGSRTLSTDAQCKQKKDDDGADSRGDRKRRKLATSEVSVSTKSSVQEHHNACLRIPRTGSKVLDSKNTKKEEEEHHNACSRIPRTGSKKEEEMKVVLNEQRMDRYQKMQCWVILKRFMVGRDGWAFNKTVDPKKLGIVGNKCESVLLKPIGFEDIESKLHKFVYSGPHEFANDMRLLFSYGFMYPQRDQIHRVARRFSESFEITWKALTEKWSTEERRRNKIFKRGRMNNKAVPQKF; encoded by the coding sequence ATGGCAGAGGCAGAGGTTGCCCCAAGAAAGAGACTCATAATTAAACTTCGTTTGCCGCGTTCAAGAACAGTGTCATCTGAAGAGTGCAAACTAAAGCATGATGCTGATACTGAAAAGCGTGGACCAGAATTTATGGTTTCTGATTCATGCGgcgagaagaggaagaaagatcAGCATTGCACCACTACTGAATACTCGTGTAATGTAGTGGGAAAGAGCCATGCAGAAGGTTCTAGAACCTTGTCAACTGATGCACAGTGCAAACAGAAGAAGGACGATGACGGTGCTGATTCTCGCGGAGACAGAAAGAGAAGAAAGTTGGCAACTTCTGAAGTTTCTGTTTCCACAAAATCTTCTGTGCAAGAACACCACAATGCATGTTTAAGAATCCCAAGAACCGGTTCTAAGGTGCTTGACTCGAAGAACACgaagaaggaagaggaagaaCATCACAATGCATGTTCAAGAATCCCAAGAACCGGTTCgaagaaggaagaggagatgaaggTTGTTCTGAATGAGCAGAGAATGGATCGTTACCAAAAGATGCAGTGTTGGGTGATCTTGAAGCGCTTCATGGTTGGAAGAGATGGCTGGGCTTTCAATAAGACTGTGGATCCCAAGAAGTTAGGGATTGTTGGTAACAAATGTGAGAGTGTGTTGTTGAAGCCAATAGGGTTTGAGGATATAGAGTCAAAGCTGCACAAATTCGTGTATTCAGGGCCTCATGAATTTGCAAACGATATGAGGCTTTTGTTTTCTTATGGATTCATGTACCCTCAAAGGGATCAGATTCATAGAGTTGCAAGGAGATTCAGTGAGAGCTTTGAAATTACTTGGAAGGCTTTGACGGAAAAGTGGTCCACTGAAGAGAGGAGAAGGAACAAGATCTTCAAAAGGGGAAGAATGAATAATAAAGCGGTTCCCCAAAAGTTTTAG